One region of Streptomyces davaonensis JCM 4913 genomic DNA includes:
- a CDS encoding glycosyltransferase family 2 protein: MTSTPTGARPNSDPSQTTQLRVPTHRTGAFRRIKKTLPKYDYEHYSRLAGPLTQPDPNKPYKVQYRSLISQEPHRIRVALMLAAAPLLSLVLLAWLLQPEHWTERDYVEYDFLPALDIVMLVSIGLIEFFRCMNVLSNAHATLVARDPIPVVPETGTRVAFLTSFVPGKEPLEMVTKTLEAAVKLRHRGLMHVWLLDEGDDPEVKEVCARLGVHHFSRKGIAKWNQAKGPHRAKTKHGNYNAWLDAHGDNYDFFASVDTDHVPLPNYLERMLGFFRDPNVGFVIGPQVYGNYDNFVTKAAESQQFLFHALIQRAGNKYGAPMFVGTSNAVRIKALKQIGGLYDSITEDMATGFEIHRHKNPATGKKWRSVYTPDVLAVGEGPSAWTDFFTQQMRWSRGTYETILKQYWKGWYSLPPSKLFNYTMMIIFYPMSALNWILAALSCALFLGLGASGVNIDPTIWLMLYGNASALQIGLYVWNRRHNVSPHEPEGSGGVAGMVMSALSAPLYAKALIDSVLRKKSKFVVTPKGDSASPDRWFGTFRYHWYFILIFGASIAAGFYYGHAHPAMVIWATFAMLITATPIFAWRHMLRQEKKKPPVPVQPDPVAPMVPHQAQPLPTQSGGQHSPQHKPSWAASQGGGTDQTMQIALGGLGGRKE, translated from the coding sequence ATGACGTCGACGCCGACGGGCGCCCGGCCGAACTCCGACCCGTCACAAACCACTCAGCTCAGAGTGCCGACGCATCGGACCGGAGCATTCAGGCGCATCAAGAAGACGCTGCCGAAGTACGACTACGAGCACTACAGCCGGCTGGCGGGTCCCCTCACCCAGCCCGATCCGAACAAGCCGTACAAGGTGCAGTACCGCTCGCTGATCTCGCAGGAGCCGCACCGCATCCGGGTCGCCCTGATGCTCGCCGCGGCGCCGCTGCTGTCGCTGGTGCTGCTGGCCTGGCTGCTCCAGCCGGAGCACTGGACCGAGCGCGACTACGTGGAGTACGACTTCCTGCCGGCCCTCGACATCGTCATGCTCGTCTCGATCGGTCTGATCGAGTTCTTCCGCTGCATGAACGTCCTGTCGAACGCGCACGCCACCCTGGTCGCCCGCGACCCGATCCCGGTGGTTCCCGAGACCGGCACCAGAGTCGCCTTCCTGACCTCCTTCGTGCCCGGCAAGGAGCCGCTGGAGATGGTGACGAAGACCCTGGAGGCGGCGGTCAAGCTGCGCCACCGGGGTCTGATGCACGTCTGGCTGCTGGACGAGGGCGACGACCCGGAGGTCAAGGAGGTGTGCGCCCGGCTCGGTGTGCACCACTTCTCCCGCAAGGGCATCGCCAAGTGGAACCAGGCCAAGGGCCCGCACCGCGCCAAGACCAAGCACGGCAACTACAACGCCTGGCTCGACGCGCACGGCGACAACTACGACTTCTTCGCCTCGGTCGACACCGACCATGTCCCGCTCCCCAACTACCTGGAGCGCATGCTCGGCTTCTTCCGGGACCCGAACGTCGGCTTCGTCATCGGCCCGCAGGTCTACGGCAACTACGACAACTTCGTCACCAAGGCCGCCGAGTCCCAGCAGTTCCTCTTCCACGCCCTGATCCAGCGGGCGGGCAACAAGTACGGCGCCCCGATGTTCGTCGGTACGTCGAACGCCGTACGCATCAAGGCGCTGAAGCAGATCGGCGGTCTGTACGACTCGATCACCGAGGACATGGCGACCGGCTTCGAGATCCACCGCCACAAGAACCCGGCGACGGGCAAGAAGTGGCGCTCGGTGTACACCCCGGACGTGCTCGCCGTCGGTGAGGGCCCGAGCGCCTGGACGGACTTCTTCACCCAGCAGATGCGCTGGTCGCGAGGGACGTACGAGACGATCCTCAAGCAGTACTGGAAGGGCTGGTACTCGCTGCCGCCGAGCAAGCTCTTCAACTACACGATGATGATCATCTTCTACCCGATGTCGGCCCTCAACTGGATCCTGGCCGCGCTGAGCTGCGCCCTGTTCCTGGGCCTGGGCGCCTCGGGTGTGAACATCGACCCGACGATATGGCTGATGCTCTACGGCAACGCCTCCGCGCTCCAGATCGGCCTGTACGTCTGGAACCGCCGCCACAACGTCTCGCCGCACGAGCCGGAGGGCTCCGGCGGTGTGGCCGGCATGGTGATGTCCGCGCTGTCGGCGCCGCTGTACGCCAAGGCGCTGATCGACTCGGTGCTGCGCAAGAAGAGCAAGTTCGTGGTGACCCCCAAGGGCGACTCGGCCAGCCCCGACCGCTGGTTCGGGACCTTCCGCTACCACTGGTACTTCATCCTGATCTTCGGCGCGTCCATCGCGGCCGGTTTCTACTACGGGCACGCGCACCCCGCGATGGTCATCTGGGCGACGTTCGCCATGCTGATCACCGCCACTCCGATCTTCGCCTGGCGGCACATGCTGCGACAGGAGAAGAAGAAGCCGCCGGTTCCGGTCCAGCCGGACCCGGTCGCGCCGATGGTGCCGCACCAGGCTCAGCCGCTGCCGACCCAGTCGGGCGGCCAGCACAGCCCGCAGCACAAGCCGAGTTGGGCCGCCTCGCAGGGCGGCGGCACCGACCAGACCATGCAGATCGCCCTTGGTGGACTTGGGGGACGTAAGGAATGA
- a CDS encoding GAF and ANTAR domain-containing protein, producing MRCTTREARLAAALVEASDTLTEGFETTDYLQRVSDHCVELLSARAAGFMLIDSGRTVSLAGCSGQRELALELLRAQSGGGPCLDSYGTGRAVPPVSISVAHAGARWPGFTEQALRHGVAATFAVPVRRRETLLGALNVFTPTLPEGRTPEGDGELRLAQALADAAAVGLQNHRAYTRYRTLADQLQAALSSRVRIEQAKGMLAERWQTGADHAFTALRQYARRRRLPLDRVAQSVIDRVADNAELRREAEGGPGVQQ from the coding sequence ATGCGGTGCACCACCCGGGAGGCTCGGCTGGCGGCGGCGCTGGTGGAGGCGTCGGACACGCTCACCGAGGGGTTCGAGACGACCGACTACTTACAACGGGTCTCCGATCACTGCGTGGAGCTGCTGAGCGCGCGGGCGGCCGGCTTCATGCTGATCGACTCAGGCCGGACCGTCTCGCTGGCCGGGTGCAGCGGGCAGCGGGAACTCGCACTGGAGCTGCTCCGGGCGCAGTCCGGCGGCGGACCCTGCCTGGACAGCTACGGCACCGGGCGGGCGGTGCCGCCGGTCTCCATCAGCGTGGCGCACGCCGGGGCGCGCTGGCCGGGGTTCACCGAACAGGCGCTGCGGCACGGGGTGGCGGCGACCTTCGCGGTGCCGGTGCGGCGGCGGGAGACGCTGCTGGGCGCGCTGAACGTGTTCACGCCGACGCTGCCGGAGGGCCGGACGCCGGAGGGCGACGGGGAGTTGCGGCTGGCGCAGGCGCTGGCCGACGCGGCGGCGGTGGGGCTCCAGAACCATCGCGCGTACACGCGGTACCGCACGCTCGCGGACCAGTTGCAGGCGGCGCTGTCCAGCAGGGTGCGCATCGAGCAGGCCAAGGGCATGCTCGCCGAGCGCTGGCAGACCGGCGCGGACCACGCCTTCACGGCCCTGCGGCAGTACGCCCGCCGCCGCCGTCTCCCGCTGGACCGAGTGGCCCAGTCAGTCATCGACCGCGTCGCCGACAACGCGGAGCTGCGCCGGGAGGCGGAGGGCGGGCCCGGCGTGCAGCAGTAG
- the glxA gene encoding radical copper oxidase GlxA — MKDQAGRRRVRRLAIGTAVVLALAGMNGPWLYRFGTEKYHQYQINRPEYKADNGHWEIIDFPEEYRQNTIHAALLRTGKVLLVAGSGNNQENFDAKKFDTRIWDPVKGTIKKVPTPSDLFCTGHTQLANGNLLIAGGTKRYEKLKGDVTKAGGLMIVHNENPDKPITLPAGTKFTGKENGKTFVSKDPVLVPRAKKVFDQETGEFLRNDPGLGRIYVEAQKSGSAYETGTEDNYRVQGLSGTAARNTYGIAQKLALDKKDFQGIRDAYEFDPVAEKYIKVDPMKEARWYPTLTTLSDGKILSVSGLDDIGQLVPGKNEVYDPDTKKWTYTSKIRQFPTYPALFLMQNGKIFYSGSNAGYGPDDVGREPGIWDVDSNKFTKLPGLSDADQLETSGTVLLPPAQDEKYMVIGGGGVGESKLSSEKTRLIDLKDDSPKFVDGPSMEKGTRYPQASVLPNDTVLVSGGSEDYRGRGDSNILQARIYDGSSNTFDQVADPLVGRNYHSGSILLPDGRVMFFGSDSLYADKANTKPGKFEQRIEIYTPPYLYQGSRPSLSKGPESIERGETGTFTSQHASSIKKVRLIRPSAATHVTDVDQRSIALDFKTDGNKVSVTVPENKNLVQAGWYMLFVVDDQGVPSEAQWVQVP; from the coding sequence ATGAAAGACCAGGCCGGCCGCCGCCGTGTCCGTCGACTCGCGATAGGCACGGCGGTGGTGCTCGCGCTGGCCGGGATGAACGGTCCGTGGCTCTACCGCTTCGGCACCGAGAAATACCACCAGTACCAGATCAACAGACCGGAGTACAAAGCCGACAACGGTCACTGGGAGATCATCGACTTCCCGGAGGAGTACCGGCAGAACACCATCCACGCGGCGCTGCTGCGCACCGGCAAGGTGCTGCTCGTCGCGGGCTCCGGCAACAACCAGGAGAACTTCGACGCGAAGAAGTTCGACACCCGGATCTGGGACCCGGTCAAGGGCACGATCAAGAAGGTGCCGACGCCGAGCGACTTGTTCTGCACGGGCCACACCCAGCTCGCCAACGGCAACCTGCTGATCGCGGGCGGCACCAAGCGGTACGAGAAGCTCAAGGGCGATGTCACCAAGGCCGGCGGCCTGATGATCGTCCACAACGAGAACCCGGACAAGCCGATCACCCTGCCCGCCGGGACCAAGTTCACCGGCAAGGAGAACGGCAAGACGTTCGTCTCCAAGGACCCGGTGCTGGTGCCGCGCGCCAAGAAGGTCTTCGACCAGGAGACCGGCGAGTTCCTGCGCAACGACCCCGGACTCGGGCGCATTTACGTCGAGGCGCAGAAGAGCGGCTCCGCGTACGAGACCGGCACCGAGGACAACTACCGGGTGCAGGGCCTGTCCGGCACCGCCGCGCGGAACACGTACGGCATCGCGCAGAAGCTGGCCCTGGACAAGAAGGACTTCCAGGGCATCCGGGACGCCTACGAGTTCGACCCGGTCGCCGAGAAGTACATCAAGGTCGACCCGATGAAGGAGGCCCGCTGGTACCCGACGCTCACCACGCTGAGCGACGGGAAGATCCTCAGCGTCTCCGGGCTCGATGACATCGGGCAGTTGGTGCCGGGCAAGAACGAGGTCTACGACCCCGACACCAAGAAGTGGACGTACACCTCGAAGATCCGGCAGTTCCCGACGTATCCGGCGCTGTTCCTGATGCAGAACGGGAAGATCTTCTACTCCGGTTCCAACGCGGGATACGGACCCGATGACGTCGGGCGCGAGCCTGGCATCTGGGACGTGGACTCCAACAAGTTCACCAAGCTGCCCGGGTTGAGCGACGCCGATCAGCTGGAGACCTCCGGGACCGTGCTGCTGCCTCCGGCGCAGGACGAGAAGTACATGGTCATCGGCGGCGGTGGCGTCGGCGAGTCCAAGCTGTCCAGCGAGAAGACCCGGCTCATCGATCTCAAGGACGACAGCCCGAAGTTCGTGGACGGGCCGTCGATGGAGAAGGGGACGCGGTATCCGCAGGCGTCGGTGCTGCCGAACGACACCGTGCTGGTGTCGGGCGGCTCCGAGGACTATCGCGGGCGCGGCGACTCCAACATTCTCCAGGCCCGGATCTACGACGGTTCGAGCAACACCTTCGACCAGGTCGCGGATCCGCTGGTCGGGCGGAACTACCACTCCGGGTCGATTCTGCTGCCCGACGGACGCGTGATGTTCTTCGGGTCGGACTCGCTGTACGCGGACAAGGCGAACACGAAGCCGGGGAAGTTCGAGCAGCGGATCGAGATCTACACGCCGCCGTATCTGTACCAGGGGTCCCGGCCGTCGCTGTCCAAGGGGCCGGAGAGCATTGAGCGCGGCGAGACGGGGACGTTCACGTCTCAGCACGCCTCGTCCATCAAGAAGGTGCGGTTGATCCGGCCGAGCGCGGCCACGCATGTGACGGACGTCGATCAGCGGTCCATCGCGCTGGACTTCAAGACGGACGGGAACAAGGTGTCGGTCACTGTGCCGGAGAACAAGAACCTCGTTCAGGCCGGCTGGTACATGCTGTTCGTCGTCGACGACCAGGGCGTGCCGTCCGAGGCACAGTGGGTTCAGGTCCCGTAG
- a CDS encoding 2-aminoethylphosphonate ABC transporter substrate-binding protein, which translates to MPRNRSALAIALALVATPALAACGGSSAASDENVVTVYSADGLKGENGDGWYDRVFKDFEKETGIKVEYVEGGSGEMVQRAVREKSNPQADVLVTLPPFIQQADGKGLLQKYVPAGADQVSGADKSADGTWTSVVNNYFGFVYNKKELAQAPTTWEELLDGKYKNKLQYSTPGVAGDGTAVLIKAMHDFGGEQPALDYLGKLQSNNVGPSASTGKLAPKVDKGELLVANGDVQMNYAQSKDMPNLGIWFPAKEGGEPTTFALPYAAGLVTDAPHSENGKKLLEYMLSQKAQQQVSEIGGGFTARQDVKAVDADAIALTNLIKDVEVFEPDWDAIEKNLTDYVDHWKSATGS; encoded by the coding sequence ATGCCCAGAAACCGCAGCGCGCTCGCCATAGCCCTCGCTCTTGTCGCCACCCCCGCGCTCGCCGCCTGCGGCGGCAGCTCCGCCGCCTCCGACGAGAACGTCGTCACCGTCTACAGCGCCGACGGCCTCAAGGGCGAGAACGGGGACGGCTGGTACGACCGGGTCTTCAAGGACTTCGAGAAGGAGACCGGGATCAAGGTCGAGTACGTCGAGGGCGGCTCCGGCGAGATGGTGCAGCGCGCCGTCCGCGAGAAGAGCAACCCGCAGGCCGATGTGCTGGTCACCCTGCCGCCGTTCATCCAGCAGGCCGACGGCAAGGGCCTGCTCCAGAAGTACGTCCCGGCCGGCGCCGACCAGGTGAGCGGGGCCGACAAGTCGGCCGACGGGACCTGGACCTCGGTCGTCAACAACTACTTCGGGTTCGTCTACAACAAGAAGGAGCTGGCGCAGGCGCCCACCACCTGGGAGGAGCTGCTGGACGGCAAGTACAAGAACAAGCTCCAGTACTCCACTCCCGGTGTCGCCGGTGACGGCACCGCCGTCCTCATCAAGGCGATGCACGACTTCGGCGGCGAGCAGCCCGCGCTGGACTACCTCGGCAAGCTCCAGTCCAACAACGTCGGCCCGTCCGCCTCCACCGGCAAGCTCGCCCCCAAGGTCGACAAGGGCGAGCTGCTGGTCGCCAACGGCGATGTGCAGATGAACTACGCCCAGTCCAAGGACATGCCGAACCTCGGGATCTGGTTCCCGGCCAAGGAGGGCGGCGAGCCGACGACGTTCGCGCTGCCGTACGCGGCCGGTCTGGTCACGGATGCCCCGCATTCGGAGAACGGCAAGAAGCTCTTGGAGTACATGCTCAGCCAGAAGGCCCAGCAGCAGGTCAGCGAGATCGGCGGCGGCTTCACCGCCCGCCAGGACGTGAAGGCGGTCGACGCCGACGCGATCGCCCTGACGAACCTGATCAAGGACGTGGAGGTCTTCGAACCGGACTGGGACGCCATCGAGAAGAACCTGACCGACTACGTCGACCACTGGAAGTCGGCGACCGGCAGCTGA
- a CDS encoding glycoside hydrolase family 6 protein encodes MYGSRGARRGATATVLGAALLIAGCSSSDDGGDEPENAAGITQQPKEVDPFWVNPDGNAAQQVATYAKDGKDDDAEQIRKIAEQPTGEWIGPENPEDEARGFTEAADKAGRTALLVLYNIPHRDCGQYSQGGAADGNAYREWIDGVAAGIGDRSTTVILEPDAVLHLVDGCTPDEFHEERYDLLKGAIEKLKSLKNTKVYLDAGNAGWGNPDQIFEPLKWAGVEGADGFSVNVSNFYTTENSIEYGKTLSSKIGNKPFVIDTSRNGNGPYEEGDAGERWCNPPGRALGETPTTKTADDLVDAYIWVKRPGESDGECKGGPKAGEWWPEYALGLAKASQ; translated from the coding sequence ATGTACGGCAGCAGGGGGGCCCGAAGGGGAGCCACCGCGACGGTGCTGGGGGCGGCACTGCTGATCGCGGGGTGTTCCTCCTCGGACGACGGGGGTGACGAGCCGGAGAACGCGGCCGGCATCACCCAGCAGCCCAAGGAAGTCGACCCGTTCTGGGTGAACCCGGACGGCAACGCGGCCCAGCAGGTGGCCACCTACGCGAAAGACGGCAAGGACGACGACGCGGAACAGATCCGCAAGATCGCCGAGCAGCCGACCGGTGAGTGGATCGGCCCGGAGAACCCGGAGGACGAGGCGCGCGGCTTCACCGAGGCCGCGGACAAGGCGGGCCGTACGGCGCTGCTGGTCCTCTACAACATCCCGCACCGTGACTGCGGTCAGTACTCACAGGGCGGCGCCGCCGACGGCAACGCCTACCGTGAGTGGATCGACGGCGTGGCGGCGGGCATCGGTGACCGCTCGACGACGGTCATCCTCGAACCGGACGCCGTGCTGCACCTGGTGGACGGCTGCACCCCGGACGAGTTCCACGAGGAGCGCTACGACCTCCTCAAGGGCGCCATCGAGAAGCTCAAGTCCCTGAAGAACACCAAGGTGTACCTGGACGCGGGCAACGCCGGCTGGGGGAACCCCGACCAGATCTTCGAGCCGCTGAAATGGGCGGGCGTCGAGGGCGCGGACGGCTTCTCGGTGAACGTCTCGAACTTCTACACCACCGAGAACTCCATCGAGTACGGCAAGACCCTCTCGTCGAAGATCGGCAACAAGCCCTTCGTCATCGACACCAGCCGCAACGGCAACGGCCCGTACGAGGAGGGCGACGCGGGGGAGCGCTGGTGCAACCCGCCGGGCAGGGCCCTGGGCGAGACCCCGACGACAAAGACGGCGGACGACCTGGTCGACGCCTACATCTGGGTCAAGCGCCCAGGAGAGTCGGACGGCGAGTGCAAGGGCGGCCCGAAGGCCGGGGAGTGGTGGCCGGAGTACGCGCTCGGCCTGGCCAAGGCTTCTCAGTGA
- a CDS encoding class F sortase, with translation MSARHRPAFSGRLLTGMAWAVLLLGLWLWGREVTDVRRGISTPTTGDMAAVGRPPDVDLPPPALPLGEAGPQRVDIPGLGIQAPVVARGLDPQGAVDPPPFDQPGVVGWYAAGAAPGASGAALLVGHVDTETRPAVFYKISALKPGETVRVIRDDGKVAEFTVDDVQVLTRDRFDARRAYGPREPGRAELRLITCGGTFDRASRSYTANVVVSAYLTGTGL, from the coding sequence ATGTCCGCGCGCCACCGTCCCGCGTTCTCCGGGCGGCTGCTGACCGGCATGGCCTGGGCGGTCCTGCTGCTCGGTCTGTGGCTGTGGGGACGCGAGGTCACCGACGTACGCCGGGGCATATCCACGCCCACCACCGGCGACATGGCGGCCGTCGGCCGCCCGCCCGACGTCGATCTGCCGCCCCCCGCCCTCCCGTTGGGCGAGGCCGGACCCCAGCGCGTCGACATCCCCGGCCTCGGCATCCAGGCGCCCGTCGTGGCCCGCGGCCTGGACCCGCAGGGCGCCGTCGACCCGCCCCCCTTCGATCAGCCCGGCGTCGTCGGCTGGTACGCCGCCGGAGCGGCACCCGGCGCTTCCGGAGCGGCGCTGCTCGTCGGGCACGTCGACACCGAGACCCGGCCGGCCGTCTTCTACAAGATCAGCGCGCTGAAGCCCGGCGAGACGGTCCGGGTGATCCGCGACGACGGCAAGGTCGCCGAGTTCACCGTCGACGACGTCCAAGTCCTCACCCGCGACCGCTTCGACGCCCGCCGGGCCTACGGCCCCCGCGAGCCCGGCCGCGCCGAACTGCGGCTCATCACCTGCGGCGGCACCTTCGACCGGGCCAGCCGCAGCTACACGGCGAACGTCGTGGTCTCCGCCTACCTCACGGGCACGGGTCTGTGA
- a CDS encoding HAD-IIA family hydrolase, whose product MADRKPIESWLTDMDGVLIHEGVPIPGADAFIKKLRESGKPFLVLTNNSIYTPRDLHARLNRMGLEVPIENIWTSALATAKFLDDQRPGGSAYVIGEAGLTTALHDIGYILTDHEPDYVVLGETRTYSFEAMTKAVRLINGGARFICTNPDETGPSTEGPLPATGAVAALITKATGKQPYFAGKPNPLMMRTGLNAIGAHSESSAMIGDRMDTDVLAGIEAGMQTFLVLTGLTRPEQVENFPYRPSQVVDSIADLVDRI is encoded by the coding sequence ATGGCAGACCGCAAGCCCATCGAGTCATGGCTCACCGACATGGACGGTGTGCTGATCCACGAGGGCGTACCGATCCCCGGCGCAGACGCCTTCATCAAGAAGCTCCGCGAGTCGGGCAAGCCGTTCCTGGTCCTGACCAACAACTCGATCTACACCCCGCGCGATCTGCACGCCCGCCTCAACCGCATGGGCCTGGAGGTGCCGATCGAGAACATCTGGACCTCGGCCCTGGCCACCGCCAAGTTCCTGGACGACCAGCGGCCCGGCGGCTCGGCGTACGTCATCGGCGAGGCCGGACTGACCACGGCACTGCATGACATCGGGTACATCCTCACCGACCACGAGCCGGACTACGTCGTCCTTGGCGAGACCCGCACCTACTCCTTCGAGGCCATGACCAAGGCGGTCCGGCTCATCAACGGCGGCGCCCGCTTCATCTGCACCAACCCCGACGAGACGGGCCCCTCGACCGAGGGCCCGCTGCCCGCGACCGGCGCCGTGGCCGCCCTGATCACCAAGGCGACCGGCAAGCAGCCCTACTTCGCGGGCAAGCCGAACCCGCTGATGATGCGCACCGGCCTGAACGCCATCGGCGCCCACTCCGAGTCCAGCGCCATGATCGGCGACCGGATGGACACCGACGTACTGGCGGGTATCGAGGCCGGGATGCAGACCTTCCTGGTGCTCACCGGGCTGACCCGGCCCGAGCAGGTGGAGAACTTCCCGTACCGGCCCTCCCAGGTCGTCGACTCCATCGCGGACCTGGTCGACCGGATCTGA
- a CDS encoding alkaline phosphatase family protein: MSHPSRRTVLTATATTAAALTLGAAPARAVPTLPGGTSQDKVLVVGMDGLRHDRIAAANAPHLKAMMSEGTYGTSLLYANPMAATSSGPGWSTISTGVWPDKHGVKDNTFAGKKYGQYPGFLARLTQVRPALSTYAAVDWLPLDTQGTITPGADAKLVLDGDRDGYTGHDATIAAEAEAIIKGQNPDVLFVYFGQSDIVGHNQGAGSQAYLDQIAVQDAYLGRLRAAIKARPSHATERWTVIVATDHGHTDPGGHGGSSVEERRTFVLATGPGIAAGARPIDTRLVDVVPTVLKQLGIPVDPAWGLDGKPIQERSADPFDTLQSSLTGRVDETGIPAGVLGFTHTPPSGWSLINNAMGTGGVTEWRGWSFATDEFWSRTQRDQSRELNVRARGVFAVADSDEWSDKSFSGNYDTTLVTPAYDVTGKTTVRLDFTTFYRQEGAQSAQILVSFNLGAPTAVKSYTSDVISQPQSVNVPVPAGASSVSFRFHYTGSNNWYWVIDGVKVTTS; the protein is encoded by the coding sequence ATGTCCCATCCGTCCCGCCGCACCGTGCTCACCGCCACCGCAACCACCGCCGCGGCCCTCACCCTCGGCGCCGCACCCGCCCGCGCCGTGCCGACCCTGCCCGGCGGCACCAGCCAGGACAAGGTCCTCGTCGTCGGCATGGACGGCCTCCGGCACGACCGGATCGCCGCCGCCAACGCCCCGCACCTCAAGGCGATGATGAGCGAGGGCACCTACGGCACCTCCCTGCTCTACGCCAACCCGATGGCCGCCACCTCCTCCGGCCCCGGCTGGTCCACGATCTCCACCGGAGTCTGGCCCGACAAGCACGGGGTGAAGGACAACACCTTCGCGGGCAAGAAGTACGGCCAGTACCCCGGCTTCCTCGCCCGCCTCACCCAGGTCCGGCCGGCGCTGTCCACGTACGCCGCCGTCGACTGGCTGCCCCTCGACACCCAGGGCACCATCACCCCCGGCGCCGACGCCAAGCTCGTCCTCGACGGCGACCGGGACGGGTACACCGGGCACGACGCCACCATCGCCGCCGAGGCCGAGGCGATCATCAAGGGGCAGAACCCGGACGTCCTCTTCGTCTACTTCGGACAGTCCGACATCGTCGGCCACAACCAGGGCGCGGGCAGCCAGGCCTACCTCGACCAGATCGCCGTACAGGACGCCTACCTCGGGCGGCTGCGCGCCGCCATCAAGGCACGGCCCAGCCATGCCACCGAGCGCTGGACGGTCATCGTCGCCACCGACCACGGCCACACCGACCCGGGCGGCCACGGCGGTTCGTCCGTCGAGGAGCGGCGCACCTTCGTCCTCGCCACCGGGCCCGGTATCGCGGCCGGAGCCCGCCCCATCGACACGCGGCTCGTCGACGTCGTACCCACCGTCCTGAAGCAGCTCGGCATCCCGGTCGACCCCGCCTGGGGCCTGGACGGCAAGCCGATCCAGGAACGCTCCGCCGACCCCTTCGACACCCTCCAGTCCTCCCTCACCGGACGGGTCGACGAGACCGGCATCCCGGCCGGCGTCCTCGGCTTCACCCACACCCCGCCCAGCGGCTGGTCCCTCATCAACAACGCCATGGGCACCGGCGGGGTGACCGAGTGGCGCGGCTGGTCCTTCGCCACCGACGAGTTCTGGTCCCGCACCCAGCGCGACCAGTCCCGCGAGCTCAACGTCCGCGCCCGGGGCGTCTTCGCCGTCGCCGACTCCGACGAGTGGTCGGACAAGTCCTTCTCCGGGAACTACGACACGACCCTCGTGACGCCCGCGTACGACGTCACCGGCAAGACCACGGTCCGGCTCGACTTCACCACCTTCTACCGACAGGAAGGCGCCCAGAGCGCCCAGATCCTCGTCTCCTTCAACCTCGGTGCCCCCACCGCCGTCAAGAGCTACACCTCCGACGTCATCTCCCAGCCGCAGTCGGTCAATGTGCCGGTCCCGGCCGGTGCCTCCAGCGTGAGCTTCCGCTTCCACTACACCGGGTCCAACAACTGGTATTGGGTGATCGACGGGGTCAAGGTGACCACTTCCTGA